ACATACTCCCTGGTTCTGGCTCACTGGCTTTGGCCCACTGATTTTGGCTCATTTTGGTTGGTAGCGTCGTTGACCTTCAATACGGAATATGATTGTCTTCATCAAAATGAAACAGCATTCCGAAAAAATCAATATCGAGTTTCGCAAAGATTGAAGGTAGGTCTGGCACTGCTGTCGCCAGGCACGAGCCGCCGAGCACTCTGGAGGAGAGACAATGGCTATCACACGCAGGCAGGTTTTGGGAGGAATGGCGGCGGGGGCCGGACTGGCCATGGCGCCGCTCGGCAATGCTCTGGCGCAGGCCAGCAGCATTCGGCATTTCTGGTGGGGAAATCCGGCGCGCGACAAGCGGACATTTGACTTCATCGCGCTTTTCCAGAAATCCCATCCCACGATCACCGTCAGCGGCGAATCCATCGGCTGGGGCGACTACTGGACCAAGATGGCAACACAGGCCGCCGGCGGGAATATGGCCGATGTGGTTCAGATGGACCACGGCTACATCCATGAATATGTGTCGCGCCAGGCGCTGCAGCCGCTCGATCCGCACATCGGCAAGGGGCTGAAGCTCGATCATTATGACGAGAGGGCCAATGCCGTCAGCACGATCGACGGGAAGGTATATGGCGTCAATATCGGCTCTACCAGCCAGGCCATTCCCTATAATATGCGCGTCTTCGAAGAGGCCGGCATCGCCTTCGATCCCTTGGCATGGACGACCGAGGATTTCAAAAAGGTCTGCGCCACGATTACGGAGACGTCGAAGGGACAGGTGAGGGGCTCCGAGGACCTCTCGCTCTATATCGAGAACTTCGAAGTCTGGGTGAGGGCGGCAGGCCATGATCTCTATCAGGAGGATGGCACGCTCGGCCTGACGGCGGAAGACATTCGAAGCTATTGGCAGTTCTGGAGCGAGCTGCGCG
The sequence above is a segment of the Rhizobium sp. SSA_523 genome. Coding sequences within it:
- a CDS encoding ABC transporter substrate-binding protein — translated: MAITRRQVLGGMAAGAGLAMAPLGNALAQASSIRHFWWGNPARDKRTFDFIALFQKSHPTITVSGESIGWGDYWTKMATQAAGGNMADVVQMDHGYIHEYVSRQALQPLDPHIGKGLKLDHYDERANAVSTIDGKVYGVNIGSTSQAIPYNMRVFEEAGIAFDPLAWTTEDFKKVCATITETSKGQVRGSEDLSLYIENFEVWVRAAGHDLYQEDGTLGLTAEDIRSYWQFWSELRDAGVVEDKNATVVLDKGMNDLGIVKGTAAMTFRYANQIPAVQSLIKDPVGAAMVPQRPGLGFGHFVMPSMFLSLSRDVKNPDAAIAYINSWITDPEAIRILGVDRGIPPSATGRDALAPVLSDVEKNVVSYFAGIQGKIGPTPKPKPKGAGEVRDSFMRTGTEVVLGNLSADDAAGQFVQDAEDILARAQR